From Vicugna pacos chromosome 6, VicPac4, whole genome shotgun sequence, a single genomic window includes:
- the PCLAF gene encoding PCNA-associated factor isoform X3, with translation MVRTKADGVPGTYRKVVASRAPRKVLGSSTSANNSTSFSSRKAENKYAGGNPVCVRPTPKWQKGIGEFFRLSPKDSEKENRISEEAGSSGLGKAKRKPC, from the exons ATGGTGCGGACTAAAGCAGATGGTGTCCCTGGCACCTACAGAAAAG TGGTGGCTTCTCGAGCCCCCAGGAAGGTGCTTGGTTCCTCAACGTCTGCCAATAATTCCACGTCGTTTTCGTCACGGAAAG CAGAAAATAAATATGCAGGAGGAAATCCAGTTTGTGTGCGCCCAACTCCCAAGTGGCAAAAAGGAATCGGAGAATTCTTCAGGCTGTCCCCTAAAGATTCAGAAAAAGAGAATAGAATTTCTGAAGAGGCAGGAAGCAGTGGCTtgggaaaagcaaagagaaa ACCCTGCTAG